One genomic segment of Stigmatopora argus isolate UIUO_Sarg chromosome 3, RoL_Sarg_1.0, whole genome shotgun sequence includes these proteins:
- the ano10b gene encoding anoctamin-10 isoform X1, with amino-acid sequence MSKGGSDEGFDNHPEKPPIDTTPGTATTGPGWTKVTCPCCVSDQIEPLVLVKLGEKVRPETKRWLIRLIGAPQKDGGAALLAHPGEDVTGDIIMVSAPRCTLLQATQELGLCKTYNNGEMEAFSYDNRDNFRHSDNMELFLTLAERQYIVKYELESLRARRDVRIPGLADKYTLQNRNNIWQKMSSAGVIVDSFPLHNKTKLKELSKSWYSGNQLSQPLDSVNAYFGSTVGLYFSFLDFYTWSLVPPAILGLSIFYFSSEVQKEAVEAVAGAQAEIHEEDAGLAVSGHMIQAVFSMLWSTVFMELWKRRSSSTSYRWGTLHLTEHFAEPRPAFHGSLGVNPVTGRMEPLFPEWQRDLRMALVSIPVVILFLGMVVLGMLGFYWGESLVMWLHSEWDSVVSQTLLYLPSVLHIVYTNVLATVYKTVAQSLTEFENHREESAFQNHLTAKVLVFTFFNYFAVLFHIAFVKHDVPLLRKRLASLLIISQLVNQVTEVVIPFLVDRFISAPHRTETEDDPEEDKFRNQITLPVFPGLFAEYIELLVQFGYLSLFSCIYPLTAVLLLINNVTEIRSDAYKICKLFRKPFSTPTANMGVWQTAFEILSYVAVVSNCWLLTLSPQLQRMQHEGQISRNEIVMFAIMAQYLLIIVKLTVAAVIPDEPDWIRIKRACMQYTSIQAIRQQNRSSEES; translated from the exons ATGAGTAAGGGAGGATCCGATGAGGGCTTCGATAATCACCCAGAGAAGCCACCAATTGACACGACTCCCGGAACTGCGACGACGGGGCCGGGATGGACAAAAGTCACCTGTCCTTGCTGTGTGTCTGACCAGATTGAACCTCTGGTCCTAGTAAAACTTGGTGAGAAGGTCCGACCTGAAACCAAAAGATGGCTCATCAGATTAATTGGCGCTCCCCAGAAAGATGGAG GTGCAGCATTACTGGCCCATCCAGGTGAGGATGTAACTGGTGACATCATCATGGTCTCGGCCCCTCGATGCACATTGTTACAAGCAACCCAGGAATTGGGGCTTTGTAAGACATATAACAATGGCGAAATGGAGGCGTTCTCATATGACAACAGAGACAACTTTAGACACTCAG ACAACATGGAGCTCTTCCTGACATTGGCGGAGAGACAATACATCGTGAAGTATGAGCTGGAGAGTCTGCGTGCACGAAGAGATGTCAGGATACCTGGTCTGGCTGACAAATACACCCTACAGAACCGAAACAACATCT GGCAGAAGATGAGCTCAGCTGGTGTAATTGTGGATTCATTCCCTCTTCATAATAAGACAAAACTGAAAGAGCTCAGTAAATCGTGGTACTCTGGGAACCAGCTGTCACAACCACTGG ATTCAGTCAATGCATATTTTGGAAGCACTGTGGGGCTCTACTTCAGTTTCCTTGATTTCTACACTTGGTCTTTGGTTCCACCGGCTATCCTGGGCCTTTCCATTTTCTACTTCTCCA GTGAGGTTCAAAAGGAAGCGGTGGAGGCGGTGGCTGGCGCCCAGGCTGAGATTCATGAGGAGGATGCTGGACTCGCCGTCAGTGGTCACATGATTCAGGCTGTGTTCAGCATGCTCTGGTCCACTGTGTTCATGGAGCTGTGGAAGCGTCGCAGCTCGTCCACATCCTACCGCTGGGGGACACTTCACCTCACTGAGCATTTCGCAGAGCCTCGACCAGCTTTTCACGGTAGTCTCGGAGTGAACCCTGTCACTGGTCGGATGGAGCCGCTGTTTCCTGAATGGCAGAGGGATCTGCGGATGGCGCTGGTCTCCATCCCTGTGGTCATATTGTTTCTGG GGATGGTGGTTCTTGGTATGCTGGGCTTCTACTGGGGCGAGAGCCTGGTGATGTGGCTCCACTCTGAGTGGGACTCAGTGGTATCGCAGACGTTGCTCTATTTGCCCTCTGTGCTTCACATTGTCTACACCAATGTGCTGGCTACAGTTTACAAAACGGTGGCACAGTCATTGACTGAATTTG AGAACCACAGAGAAGAGTCTGCCTTCCAGAACCACCTAACAGCAAAAGTATTGGTG TTCACATTCTTCAACTACTTTGCAGTGCTCTTCCACATTGCATTCGTCAAGCACGATGTGCCTTTGCTTAGGAAG CGCCTGGCCTCATTGCTGATCATAAGCCAGTTGGTGAACCAGGTGACTGAAGTGGTGATACCCTTCCTGGTGGACCGTTTCATTAGTGCTCCCCACAGGACTGAGACTGAAGATGACCCAGAAGAGGATAAATTCAGGAATCAGATAACCCTGCCAGTGTTCCCC GGCCTGTTTGCAGAGTACATTGAACTCCTGGTGCAATTCGGCTATCTGAGTTTATTCTCGTGCATCTACCCTCTGACGGCCGTACTTCTACTCATCAACAACGTGACGGAGATTCGCTCCGACGCCTACAAGATCTGCAAACTCTTCCGCAAGCCTTTCTCCACTCCCACGGCCAACATGGGCGTGTGGCAG ACGGCGTTCGAGATCCTGAGCTACGTCGCGGTCGTGTCAAACTGCTGGCTGCTGACGCTGTCGCCACAGTTGCAAAGGATGCAACACGAGGGCCAAATAAGCAGGAATGAGATCGTGATGTTTGCCATTATGGCTCAG TACCTTCTCATCATTGTCAAGCTGACTGTGGCTGCCGTGATTCCAGATGAACCAGATTGGATCAGAATAAAGAGAGCCTGCATGCAGTACACATCCATACAGGCGATACGGCAGCAG AATCGGTCATCTGAGGAGTCCTGA
- the ano10b gene encoding anoctamin-10 isoform X2 has product MVSAPRCTLLQATQELGLCKTYNNGEMEAFSYDNRDNFRHSDNMELFLTLAERQYIVKYELESLRARRDVRIPGLADKYTLQNRNNIWQKMSSAGVIVDSFPLHNKTKLKELSKSWYSGNQLSQPLDSVNAYFGSTVGLYFSFLDFYTWSLVPPAILGLSIFYFSSEVQKEAVEAVAGAQAEIHEEDAGLAVSGHMIQAVFSMLWSTVFMELWKRRSSSTSYRWGTLHLTEHFAEPRPAFHGSLGVNPVTGRMEPLFPEWQRDLRMALVSIPVVILFLGMVVLGMLGFYWGESLVMWLHSEWDSVVSQTLLYLPSVLHIVYTNVLATVYKTVAQSLTEFENHREESAFQNHLTAKVLVFTFFNYFAVLFHIAFVKHDVPLLRKRLASLLIISQLVNQVTEVVIPFLVDRFISAPHRTETEDDPEEDKFRNQITLPVFPGLFAEYIELLVQFGYLSLFSCIYPLTAVLLLINNVTEIRSDAYKICKLFRKPFSTPTANMGVWQTAFEILSYVAVVSNCWLLTLSPQLQRMQHEGQISRNEIVMFAIMAQYLLIIVKLTVAAVIPDEPDWIRIKRACMQYTSIQAIRQQNRSSEES; this is encoded by the exons ATGGTCTCGGCCCCTCGATGCACATTGTTACAAGCAACCCAGGAATTGGGGCTTTGTAAGACATATAACAATGGCGAAATGGAGGCGTTCTCATATGACAACAGAGACAACTTTAGACACTCAG ACAACATGGAGCTCTTCCTGACATTGGCGGAGAGACAATACATCGTGAAGTATGAGCTGGAGAGTCTGCGTGCACGAAGAGATGTCAGGATACCTGGTCTGGCTGACAAATACACCCTACAGAACCGAAACAACATCT GGCAGAAGATGAGCTCAGCTGGTGTAATTGTGGATTCATTCCCTCTTCATAATAAGACAAAACTGAAAGAGCTCAGTAAATCGTGGTACTCTGGGAACCAGCTGTCACAACCACTGG ATTCAGTCAATGCATATTTTGGAAGCACTGTGGGGCTCTACTTCAGTTTCCTTGATTTCTACACTTGGTCTTTGGTTCCACCGGCTATCCTGGGCCTTTCCATTTTCTACTTCTCCA GTGAGGTTCAAAAGGAAGCGGTGGAGGCGGTGGCTGGCGCCCAGGCTGAGATTCATGAGGAGGATGCTGGACTCGCCGTCAGTGGTCACATGATTCAGGCTGTGTTCAGCATGCTCTGGTCCACTGTGTTCATGGAGCTGTGGAAGCGTCGCAGCTCGTCCACATCCTACCGCTGGGGGACACTTCACCTCACTGAGCATTTCGCAGAGCCTCGACCAGCTTTTCACGGTAGTCTCGGAGTGAACCCTGTCACTGGTCGGATGGAGCCGCTGTTTCCTGAATGGCAGAGGGATCTGCGGATGGCGCTGGTCTCCATCCCTGTGGTCATATTGTTTCTGG GGATGGTGGTTCTTGGTATGCTGGGCTTCTACTGGGGCGAGAGCCTGGTGATGTGGCTCCACTCTGAGTGGGACTCAGTGGTATCGCAGACGTTGCTCTATTTGCCCTCTGTGCTTCACATTGTCTACACCAATGTGCTGGCTACAGTTTACAAAACGGTGGCACAGTCATTGACTGAATTTG AGAACCACAGAGAAGAGTCTGCCTTCCAGAACCACCTAACAGCAAAAGTATTGGTG TTCACATTCTTCAACTACTTTGCAGTGCTCTTCCACATTGCATTCGTCAAGCACGATGTGCCTTTGCTTAGGAAG CGCCTGGCCTCATTGCTGATCATAAGCCAGTTGGTGAACCAGGTGACTGAAGTGGTGATACCCTTCCTGGTGGACCGTTTCATTAGTGCTCCCCACAGGACTGAGACTGAAGATGACCCAGAAGAGGATAAATTCAGGAATCAGATAACCCTGCCAGTGTTCCCC GGCCTGTTTGCAGAGTACATTGAACTCCTGGTGCAATTCGGCTATCTGAGTTTATTCTCGTGCATCTACCCTCTGACGGCCGTACTTCTACTCATCAACAACGTGACGGAGATTCGCTCCGACGCCTACAAGATCTGCAAACTCTTCCGCAAGCCTTTCTCCACTCCCACGGCCAACATGGGCGTGTGGCAG ACGGCGTTCGAGATCCTGAGCTACGTCGCGGTCGTGTCAAACTGCTGGCTGCTGACGCTGTCGCCACAGTTGCAAAGGATGCAACACGAGGGCCAAATAAGCAGGAATGAGATCGTGATGTTTGCCATTATGGCTCAG TACCTTCTCATCATTGTCAAGCTGACTGTGGCTGCCGTGATTCCAGATGAACCAGATTGGATCAGAATAAAGAGAGCCTGCATGCAGTACACATCCATACAGGCGATACGGCAGCAG AATCGGTCATCTGAGGAGTCCTGA
- the LOC144071098 gene encoding uncharacterized protein LOC144071098: protein MDTLWCGHLRDVLAAEESRLGGNSEPPSTFKPTLRSTRRTGLPAQLNHNTQVPTPPVHRPSYLNSNSSESFSQWRENPQPPSAPLERHIYVGWDSEFSDVEDNQELIDLYAGDSDSDSDFLSQSGLRYTPAEDVDPYSFSDYSNLDYPDQHLPCRLAIYSGPPPGGRRGGSGPPRGGRCVVPSSRRRRRAPRRREKQKEGLDARAPDRAPRSISPVQTPRLTTPFQTSQIPMPKPRKILPLPAGPPVAPVPKSRTRLPVPAGPASSSCKLLDVTA, encoded by the exons ATGGACACGCTgtggtgtgggcacctcagagacgttctggcagcggaggaatcccgactaggaggtaattctgagcctccatccacctttaaaccgACCCTTCGCTCAACCCGTCGCACTgggctgccagcacagctaaaTCACAATACCCAAGTTCCGACACCCCCTGTTCATCGACCTAGTTATCTAAATTCAAACTCCAGTGAGTCtttttctcaatggagggagaatccccagcctccatcggccccgtTGGAACGCCACATCtatgtcggttgggactctgaaTTTTCTGATGTTGAGGACAACCaggagctaattgatttgtatgctggagattcAGACTCAGACAGTGATTTTCTCAGCCAATCCGGACTCCGATACACCCCAGCGGAGGACGTTGACCCATACTCCTTCTCCGATTACTCCaacctggattaccccgaccagcatctgccgtgtcggctggccatctacagtgGACCACCGCCTGGtggccggcggggaggctcag ggccaccacgtggcggccggtgtgttgtgccgtcctcccggaggaggcggagAGCGCCGCGCCGCAGGGAGAAGCagaaggagggcctggacgcaCGAGCCCCTGACCGAGCTCCTCGCTCGATCTCGCCTGTCCAGACGCCTCGCCTGACCACGCCGTTCCAAACTTCCCAAATTcccatgccgaagccacgcaaaaTACTCCCTTTGCcggctgggccgccagtcgcacccgtgccgaagtcacgaaccaggcttccggtgccggctggcccggcaAGTTCCTCCTGCAAACTCCTGGATGTCACTGCGTAA